Proteins from a genomic interval of Bradyrhizobium sp. CCGB01:
- a CDS encoding PRC-barrel domain-containing protein has translation MPPVKLRASTILNEYGKAQSELIGKTVVLTDGKAGTVENVWLDELHGLRISIKGHDGRWPVSTIKFEEN, from the coding sequence ATGCCGCCGGTGAAGCTTCGCGCATCGACGATCTTGAACGAGTACGGTAAGGCGCAATCCGAATTGATCGGCAAAACCGTCGTCCTTACCGACGGAAAGGCAGGCACGGTCGAGAACGTTTGGCTGGATGAATTGCACGGGCTTCGGATTTCAATCAAGGGGCATGACGGAAGATGGCCGGTCTCAACCATCAAGTTCGAGGAGAACTAG
- a CDS encoding NAD-dependent dehydratase — MATGSCTLGRQIQDLQIQNLQIQDGMIMTTLLIVGATGLVGGRAMRLALTDPRITRIIAPTRRAMPPEERIANPRLDDLIAGAGGEEWRADGAICALGTTRAAAGSAAAFRAVDYELVLLIARRLRDAGVGRFALVSSLGADPRSPFLYTRTKGEVEEAIGALAFPSLTILRPGFLDGERAESRPVQRAVRNVLSFASPLLPRVARISSVTNVARRLIDAAVAGKPGTQIIGAAQLAEAGPIGEHVG, encoded by the coding sequence GTGGCAACCGGTTCCTGTACACTCGGCCGGCAAATCCAAGATCTGCAAATCCAAAATCTGCAAATCCAAGACGGGATGATCATGACCACATTGCTCATCGTAGGCGCGACGGGGCTGGTTGGCGGCCGCGCGATGAGGCTCGCCCTTACGGACCCTCGCATCACGCGCATCATCGCGCCGACGCGGCGTGCGATGCCGCCCGAGGAGCGGATAGCCAATCCTCGGCTCGATGATCTGATTGCTGGTGCCGGCGGTGAGGAATGGCGAGCCGACGGCGCAATCTGCGCGCTCGGCACGACGCGGGCGGCGGCAGGGTCGGCAGCAGCATTTCGAGCGGTCGACTACGAACTGGTGCTGCTGATCGCGCGGCGGCTGCGCGACGCTGGAGTCGGTCGGTTCGCGCTGGTGTCGTCCTTGGGCGCCGACCCGCGATCCCCGTTTCTCTACACACGGACGAAGGGCGAGGTGGAGGAGGCGATCGGGGCGCTCGCTTTCCCGTCCCTGACGATCCTGCGGCCAGGTTTCCTGGATGGCGAGCGGGCCGAAAGCAGGCCGGTCCAGCGCGCGGTGCGGAACGTCTTGAGCTTCGCGTCCCCCCTGTTGCCGCGCGTTGCGCGCATCAGCTCGGTGACCAACGTGGCCCGCCGGCTCATCGACGCGGCTGTTGCCGGCAAGCCGGGAACACAAATCATTGGAGCTGCGCAGCTGGCCGAAGCTGGGCCTATCGGTGAGCACGTGGGCTAA